The following coding sequences are from one Salinicoccus sp. Bachu38 window:
- a CDS encoding VOC family protein, which produces MTVLGIHHVSSITREILDNHDFYTNILGLRLVKKTVNQDDTSMYHLFYGDHEGTPGSDITFFEIVNAPKFQAGTNSISRTYFRVPSREALEFFRDRFEAHGVYHEGIIEQFGRTLMKFEDHEKQRLALMIDQSSEHTTPNVHQDIPRAHAITSIGAVEVTVQYVKPMVQFLELLGGTVQGDFNDDATEAELKVGEDSVYVIEQRNSQLEKEGYGSVHHFSLRVEDEAELLEIEERIDEENWKNSGIVDRYYFKALYITTVGGITVEVSTDGPGFDIDEPVESLGKNLSLPPDLEENRDLIEAYLTPLS; this is translated from the coding sequence ATGACAGTACTCGGCATCCATCACGTCTCTTCCATCACAAGGGAGATCCTCGACAATCATGACTTCTATACGAACATCCTCGGTCTGCGTCTCGTCAAAAAGACTGTGAACCAGGATGATACGAGCATGTATCATCTGTTCTATGGAGACCATGAGGGGACACCCGGTTCCGACATCACATTCTTTGAAATAGTGAACGCACCCAAATTCCAGGCGGGCACCAACAGCATTTCCAGAACCTATTTCCGCGTGCCCTCAAGGGAGGCACTCGAGTTCTTCAGGGACCGTTTCGAGGCACATGGCGTCTATCATGAAGGCATCATTGAGCAGTTCGGCAGGACCCTCATGAAATTCGAAGACCATGAAAAGCAGCGCCTTGCACTGATGATCGATCAGAGCAGTGAACACACCACACCCAATGTGCATCAGGACATCCCCCGGGCGCATGCCATCACATCCATAGGGGCCGTCGAGGTGACCGTCCAGTACGTGAAGCCGATGGTCCAGTTCCTGGAGCTCCTCGGCGGTACCGTGCAGGGTGACTTCAATGACGATGCGACAGAAGCGGAACTCAAGGTCGGTGAAGACAGCGTCTATGTCATCGAACAGCGCAACAGCCAGCTCGAGAAGGAGGGGTATGGAAGCGTCCACCACTTTTCACTGCGTGTCGAAGATGAGGCCGAGCTGCTTGAAATCGAGGAGCGTATCGATGAGGAGAACTGGAAGAATTCCGGCATCGTCGACCGCTATTATTTCAAGGCGCTCTACATCACGACTGTGGGCGGCATTACGGTGGAGGTCTCCACAGACGGTCCCGGCTTCGATATTGATGAACCGGTCGAATCACTGGGAAAAAACCTCTCCCTGCCTCCCGATCTGGAGGAAAACCGCGACCTGATCGAAGCCTATCTGACACCTCTGAGCTGA
- a CDS encoding alpha/beta hydrolase has translation MKHLFIKAKNKRENTLILFHGSGGRETDLLEVAAMVDGSANILALRGDIEDSGQVRFFKRDGKGHDEESLRSEGEKVAATLRELAGEYGLDLSKAVYIGYSNGANMAAHMLLNHAIPVAGAMLMHGAYKSEQMGSVDLLGKKVLMTAGARDMVATAGEAYQLKRHLELKGASVDVKLTDGGHEIVSEELMEGHVWYLGVK, from the coding sequence GTGAAGCATCTATTTATAAAAGCGAAGAACAAAAGGGAAAATACGCTGATACTCTTCCATGGCAGTGGCGGCAGGGAGACGGATCTCCTGGAAGTTGCCGCGATGGTGGACGGTTCTGCGAACATCCTGGCATTGCGCGGGGATATCGAGGACAGTGGACAGGTGCGCTTCTTCAAGCGGGATGGAAAGGGACATGATGAGGAAAGCCTCAGGAGCGAAGGGGAAAAGGTGGCCGCGACATTGCGTGAGCTCGCCGGGGAGTATGGCCTGGACCTCTCGAAGGCGGTCTATATCGGCTACTCGAACGGTGCGAATATGGCGGCCCATATGCTGCTCAATCATGCCATCCCGGTTGCCGGGGCGATGCTGATGCATGGGGCATACAAAAGCGAACAGATGGGCAGTGTGGATCTACTCGGAAAAAAAGTGCTGATGACAGCCGGAGCCCGGGATATGGTCGCTACAGCGGGAGAAGCATACCAGCTGAAGCGGCACCTGGAACTGAAAGGGGCATCGGTGGATGTGAAACTGACGGATGGCGGGCATGAAATCGTCTCGGAAGAGCTGATGGAAGGGCATGTCTGGTATCTGGGGGTGAAGTGA
- the murJ gene encoding murein biosynthesis integral membrane protein MurJ yields MKKAVILLMVLTIVSKVSGFLRDLTLAYFYGASEISDVFLLAISIPTIVFGVIAAGISTGYIPLYSRIENKLGERAGIEYTNNLINVLMVLTTVLVALALVFTEYLVKIFAIGFEGETLALAVMFTRFSIFGVYFTIIIRILSAYLNYKKIFAVPSLIGIPMNLVLIAAIVISSRTEWIYVLAMANVIALFIQFLIIVIVAYRYAFRFQAVFQPKDRHIKEMAALAFPVILGSSVSQINRLVDRSLASWISVGGISSLNYANTMNTAFLGIFVSSFVTVFYPDISRKAAKGDMDGLKYTMNQTIIGVLLLIIPVTAGALAFAEPIVRFLFGRGAFDETAVALTTSAFFFYSIGLIGTGVNLILTRVFYALQDTKAPMINSAIGMGINVGLNFALAPLLGIGGLALATSISALITVILLTQGLRRKLGRLNLTKLVPSTLKIVMAAGVSTLIALTLYSASEASLGPNISLIIALAVMVLLYFTAVYLLKIEGADIFIKGIMNRLRRKRN; encoded by the coding sequence ATGAAAAAAGCAGTCATTCTACTGATGGTGCTCACCATCGTCTCCAAAGTCTCGGGATTCCTGAGGGATCTGACGCTGGCATACTTCTATGGCGCTTCGGAGATCAGTGACGTCTTCCTGCTCGCCATCAGCATCCCGACCATCGTCTTCGGAGTGATTGCCGCAGGCATCTCTACGGGATATATCCCGCTCTACTCACGCATCGAAAACAAACTTGGAGAACGGGCCGGCATAGAGTACACGAACAACCTGATCAATGTACTGATGGTCCTCACAACAGTCCTCGTTGCGCTTGCCCTGGTCTTCACCGAATACCTGGTGAAGATATTCGCAATCGGATTCGAAGGGGAGACGCTCGCACTCGCAGTGATGTTCACCCGCTTCAGCATTTTTGGTGTCTATTTTACAATCATCATCCGCATTCTGAGCGCTTACCTGAACTATAAAAAGATATTTGCCGTACCTTCGCTGATCGGCATTCCGATGAATCTGGTGCTGATCGCCGCCATCGTCATCAGCAGCAGGACGGAGTGGATCTATGTACTCGCCATGGCGAACGTCATCGCCCTGTTCATACAGTTCCTCATCATCGTCATCGTCGCATACAGGTATGCCTTCAGATTCCAGGCTGTGTTCCAGCCGAAAGACAGGCACATCAAGGAGATGGCCGCCCTCGCCTTCCCGGTCATACTGGGTTCCAGCGTTTCCCAGATCAACCGGCTGGTGGACCGTTCACTGGCTTCCTGGATATCAGTCGGGGGCATCTCCTCCCTCAACTATGCCAATACGATGAATACCGCTTTCCTCGGGATATTCGTCTCCTCGTTCGTGACGGTCTTCTATCCGGACATCTCCAGGAAAGCCGCAAAAGGCGATATGGATGGCCTGAAATATACGATGAATCAGACGATCATCGGCGTATTGCTGCTGATCATCCCCGTGACGGCGGGTGCCCTGGCATTCGCCGAACCGATCGTCCGCTTCCTGTTCGGCCGGGGCGCATTCGATGAGACGGCAGTCGCACTCACGACTTCCGCCTTCTTCTTCTATTCCATCGGCCTGATCGGAACCGGCGTCAACCTGATTCTGACCCGCGTATTCTATGCCCTGCAGGACACGAAGGCCCCGATGATCAATAGTGCAATCGGCATGGGCATCAATGTCGGCCTGAACTTTGCGCTCGCTCCCCTGCTCGGCATCGGGGGGCTTGCCCTGGCTACAAGCATCTCCGCCCTGATCACAGTCATCCTGCTCACGCAGGGGCTCCGCAGGAAGCTCGGCCGCCTGAACCTGACGAAGCTGGTGCCTTCGACCCTGAAGATAGTCATGGCAGCAGGCGTTTCAACACTCATCGCCCTCACGCTGTACAGTGCATCTGAAGCTTCGCTCGGACCGAACATCAGCCTGATCATCGCGCTGGCCGTAATGGTGCTGCTGTATTTCACTGCAGTGTATCTATTGAAGATTGAGGGTGCCGACATATTCATCAAAGGCATCATGAACCGGCTCAGAAGAAAAAGGAATTAG
- a CDS encoding AzlC family ABC transporter permease — MTQTAFKRSIMDGMTIGMGYLPVAVAFGITAKPLLSFFETVLMSFMVYGGASQFLALQMLTSSGALAIVIAVFILNSRHFVMAFKVNYDLKHESFLKRLLLSSYVTDESFAVTANNDEDQHTFTNYFATFFIAYAFWVAFSAVGYLAGEWMSEGVILASGIALYALFIALLIPAVRVHYKYGIVAALGMVMHYVLGTIPFVPSGIAIVAAILLAALLGVILERLEVFN; from the coding sequence GTGACGCAAACAGCTTTCAAGAGATCCATCATGGATGGAATGACGATCGGCATGGGATACCTTCCCGTTGCGGTCGCATTCGGAATCACTGCAAAACCGCTGCTCTCATTTTTCGAAACGGTGCTGATGAGCTTCATGGTGTACGGGGGCGCCAGCCAGTTTCTGGCACTCCAGATGCTCACCTCAAGCGGGGCGTTGGCCATCGTCATTGCGGTATTCATACTCAACTCAAGGCACTTTGTAATGGCGTTCAAGGTCAACTACGACCTGAAGCACGAGTCGTTCCTGAAGCGGCTGCTCCTGTCATCCTACGTGACGGATGAATCGTTCGCGGTCACTGCGAACAATGATGAAGACCAGCATACATTCACAAACTACTTCGCCACGTTCTTCATCGCCTACGCCTTCTGGGTGGCTTTTTCCGCAGTCGGCTATCTGGCCGGAGAATGGATGAGTGAAGGGGTGATCCTGGCGAGCGGCATCGCCCTCTATGCATTGTTCATCGCGCTGCTCATACCGGCCGTCAGAGTCCATTACAAGTACGGCATCGTTGCCGCCCTTGGGATGGTGATGCACTATGTCCTCGGCACCATCCCGTTTGTGCCTTCAGGCATCGCCATCGTTGCTGCCATCCTGCTTGCCGCACTCCTTGGTGTCATTCTTGAACGACTGGAGGTATTCAATTGA
- a CDS encoding chromate transporter, which produces MIYLQIFLAFFIPGILGYGGGPASIPLVEQEVVQNYEWMDSQEFAEVLALGNALPGPIATKMAGFIGFEVGGVLGSVVAVTATVMPSLMLMVLLAGLLYRLKGTKKFETLTTLIRPVIAILLGLIAYDFFSNSFTDSGSLHTIILIVASFFMLTKFNVHPALVIIFGLVYGALLL; this is translated from the coding sequence ATGATCTATCTGCAGATATTTCTCGCCTTCTTCATCCCAGGCATACTGGGTTACGGCGGGGGGCCGGCTTCGATTCCGCTGGTGGAGCAGGAAGTGGTGCAGAATTATGAATGGATGGACTCCCAGGAGTTTGCGGAAGTGCTGGCACTGGGCAACGCACTGCCCGGCCCCATAGCGACCAAGATGGCCGGTTTCATCGGATTCGAAGTCGGAGGCGTCCTCGGTTCGGTGGTGGCGGTCACTGCAACGGTGATGCCGTCCCTGATGCTCATGGTATTACTTGCAGGGCTTCTGTACAGGCTGAAGGGAACGAAGAAGTTCGAGACGCTGACGACGCTGATCCGTCCGGTCATTGCGATTCTGCTCGGCCTCATCGCATATGACTTCTTCAGCAATTCCTTCACGGATTCAGGCAGCCTGCACACCATCATACTGATCGTGGCTAGCTTCTTCATGCTGACGAAGTTCAATGTCCATCCTGCACTGGTCATCATTTTCGGGCTGGTCTATGGTGCATTGCTCCTTTAG
- a CDS encoding AEC family transporter — MNEFIFIFINIILPIGLIVATGYVIQLKFSLDRSTLAKLSIHYVMPAFIFMSLYESSIDFALLINVMLFLILYAAASFVIAKLIARLLGLSRDRTVLFTNSNLFYNAGNYGVPVNDLVFRSDPYAMSIQVMIVVFQNMFAFSYGIFSLSAKNVGRTKALLGYFKMPIFYGLVLGLAFNYFSISVPSPVETSLDYMRSAMIGLVLFILGAQIAGIKFRRLRWSALVGALGRLIIGPALALGLLLLFNVEGVVAQAILITAAMPAAVNSSIIAQEYSDDPEYAAEIVMMSTLLSALTVSSVIYIALAIF, encoded by the coding sequence ATGAATGAATTCATCTTTATCTTTATAAATATCATACTGCCCATCGGACTGATCGTGGCAACGGGCTATGTCATCCAGCTCAAATTCAGTCTCGACCGGTCGACACTGGCAAAGCTGAGCATCCATTATGTGATGCCGGCCTTCATTTTCATGAGCCTGTACGAGTCGTCCATCGACTTTGCACTGCTCATCAATGTGATGCTTTTCCTGATCCTCTATGCAGCCGCCTCCTTCGTCATCGCAAAATTGATTGCGCGGCTTCTCGGGCTCAGCAGGGACAGGACCGTGCTGTTTACAAACTCCAACCTGTTCTATAACGCCGGCAACTATGGTGTGCCGGTGAATGATCTCGTTTTCAGGAGCGATCCCTACGCAATGAGCATCCAGGTGATGATCGTGGTCTTCCAGAACATGTTCGCCTTCTCCTACGGCATATTCTCATTGAGTGCGAAGAATGTCGGCCGGACGAAGGCTCTGCTCGGCTACTTCAAGATGCCGATATTCTACGGTCTGGTGCTGGGTCTCGCCTTCAACTACTTCAGCATATCAGTACCGTCTCCCGTCGAAACATCACTGGACTATATGAGAAGTGCGATGATCGGTCTTGTCCTCTTCATCCTGGGGGCACAGATTGCAGGCATAAAATTCAGACGCCTCAGATGGAGTGCCCTGGTCGGTGCATTGGGCCGGCTCATTATCGGTCCGGCACTGGCACTCGGTCTGCTGCTGCTCTTCAATGTGGAAGGTGTGGTGGCACAGGCCATCCTGATTACTGCAGCCATGCCGGCTGCCGTAAACAGTTCGATCATCGCCCAGGAATACAGTGATGATCCGGAGTATGCAGCTGAAATCGTCATGATGAGCACACTGCTGAGTGCATTGACGGTTTCCAGCGTCATCTACATCGCCCTGGCCATATTCTGA
- a CDS encoding protein-L-isoaspartate(D-aspartate) O-methyltransferase has product MKYGEKEITAFFHELDRSRFMDRHKEEAGMDVPFPIGHGQTISQPSLVLEMTLRLDLESDSKVLEVGTGSGFQTALLAKFAASVYTVERIRALHDSSKEKLAAEGFSNIHFHYGDGNLGWEAHAPYDRIMVTAAAKEIPPVLVSQLAPGGKMVIPVGDTFDQELRLVEKDKDGGINTSFIEHVRFVRLKKDKE; this is encoded by the coding sequence ATGAAATACGGCGAAAAAGAGATTACAGCATTTTTCCACGAACTCGACCGGAGCAGGTTCATGGACCGGCATAAGGAGGAAGCTGGAATGGATGTGCCCTTCCCCATCGGGCATGGGCAGACGATATCCCAGCCCTCCCTTGTCCTTGAGATGACCCTCCGCCTCGACCTTGAATCCGACAGCAAGGTGCTGGAGGTCGGCACCGGTTCCGGCTTCCAGACGGCACTTTTGGCAAAATTTGCTGCAAGCGTGTATACGGTCGAAAGAATCAGGGCACTTCATGACAGCTCCAAGGAAAAACTGGCTGCAGAGGGATTCTCCAACATCCATTTCCACTATGGGGATGGCAACCTCGGCTGGGAGGCACACGCGCCATATGACAGGATCATGGTGACTGCCGCCGCCAAGGAAATTCCCCCTGTCCTCGTCAGCCAGCTGGCGCCCGGCGGAAAGATGGTCATCCCCGTCGGTGACACGTTCGACCAGGAACTCAGGCTCGTCGAAAAGGACAAAGATGGCGGAATCAATACTTCCTTCATCGAACATGTAAGGTTCGTCAGGCTCAAAAAAGATAAAGAATAG
- a CDS encoding gamma-glutamyltransferase family protein — protein MNHYSYPYMNRRFSTYAKNGMVATTHPLATEAGIEVMKQGGNAMDAAIATAATLTVVEPTSNGIGGDAFMIAWMNGKLHGMNASGRSPRRLSMEEIRKRGFSGMPKFGWLPVNVPGVPKAWATLIKDFGNLTLKEVLAPAIRAAGEGFAITPVTAKYWQAAYDNYSREAENFEEIKPWLDVFGTVSAGEIKTLPHHAETLLDIAETDGKSVYEGVLADRIIQYSNETGGLLSHEDLEDFEVDYVEPISISYKGHEIHEIPPNGQGVTALMALGMLKDDAFGSLDACTYHHQIEAIKQAFADTTTYVADPAHMKVGVSDLLDESYLKARRGEITEEAELRKHGDLPEGGTVYLATADGEGNMVSYIQSNYMGFGSGVVIPETGLALHNRGHNFSMDENHANFVGGGKKPFHTIIPGFITKDGSPLGPFGVMGAFMQPQGHLQVAMNLIDYHMNPQSALDAPRWQFKSGMDVEVEDRFDPDIARALARRGHKISVNLEPNSFGRGQVIIRGEDGALIGGTESRTDGSISIY, from the coding sequence ATGAACCATTACAGTTATCCATATATGAACAGGCGCTTCAGTACATACGCCAAAAACGGCATGGTGGCAACGACCCATCCACTGGCCACGGAAGCAGGAATAGAGGTGATGAAGCAGGGCGGAAATGCCATGGACGCAGCCATCGCCACGGCGGCGACCCTGACGGTCGTCGAACCGACGAGCAACGGCATCGGCGGCGATGCCTTCATGATCGCCTGGATGAACGGCAAGCTGCATGGGATGAACGCCAGTGGACGTTCACCACGCAGGCTGAGCATGGAGGAGATCCGCAAGCGGGGATTCAGCGGGATGCCGAAATTCGGCTGGCTGCCGGTCAATGTGCCGGGGGTGCCGAAGGCATGGGCGACGCTCATCAAGGACTTTGGCAACCTGACGCTGAAGGAAGTGCTTGCGCCGGCCATCCGTGCCGCAGGGGAAGGTTTTGCGATTACACCCGTTACAGCGAAATATTGGCAGGCTGCCTACGACAACTACAGCAGGGAAGCCGAAAACTTCGAGGAGATCAAACCATGGCTCGACGTCTTCGGCACCGTTTCGGCAGGTGAGATAAAAACATTGCCGCATCATGCAGAAACGCTTCTGGACATTGCGGAAACTGACGGGAAAAGCGTGTATGAAGGGGTCCTAGCGGATAGGATCATCCAGTACAGCAATGAAACGGGCGGACTTCTCTCCCATGAGGACCTTGAAGATTTCGAGGTGGATTATGTGGAACCGATCAGTATCAGCTACAAGGGGCATGAAATCCACGAGATTCCACCGAATGGCCAGGGCGTCACTGCACTGATGGCACTCGGCATGCTGAAGGATGATGCGTTCGGGTCTTTGGACGCGTGTACATACCATCACCAGATCGAAGCCATCAAGCAGGCATTTGCGGACACGACGACATATGTTGCGGACCCCGCCCATATGAAAGTGGGTGTTTCCGACCTGCTCGATGAGTCGTATCTGAAAGCGCGCCGCGGTGAAATCACGGAAGAGGCGGAACTGAGGAAGCATGGCGATCTGCCAGAGGGTGGCACAGTCTATCTTGCGACGGCGGATGGCGAAGGCAACATGGTCTCCTACATCCAGAGCAACTACATGGGATTCGGCTCCGGCGTCGTCATTCCGGAAACCGGGCTCGCCCTCCACAACAGGGGGCACAACTTTTCGATGGACGAGAACCACGCCAATTTTGTCGGGGGCGGCAAGAAGCCATTCCATACGATCATCCCCGGATTCATTACGAAAGACGGCAGTCCTCTTGGTCCGTTCGGCGTGATGGGGGCCTTCATGCAGCCACAGGGGCATCTGCAGGTGGCGATGAACCTGATCGACTATCATATGAACCCGCAGAGTGCGCTCGATGCCCCGAGGTGGCAGTTCAAGTCCGGCATGGACGTCGAGGTCGAGGACCGGTTCGATCCGGATATCGCCCGGGCACTCGCACGGCGTGGGCATAAGATCAGTGTGAACCTCGAACCGAACAGCTTCGGACGGGGGCAGGTCATCATACGGGGGGAGGACGGTGCCCTGATCGGTGGCACCGAATCCCGGACGGATGGCTCAATATCCATATACTAG
- a CDS encoding HAD family hydrolase, which yields MKALALDMDGTILDHSGQFSLNLVETLAEIKKMGMHIFFATGRTSHEIISITPEQCPLDGYVAASGMGIYVGDELVDAASFEPGFVQQMIEDAREREIYYEVHTLENSSRTLLQDQKYSFADISRDQPETMKDFEYRFAQDTMNSETQWVEELPLDHVVKLFFFSTDMEKIKKWYDYLKARQDDSDYALYTTSVHNAEIMLKGRDKATGTGTLLEHFGISFEDVHVIGDSMNDLPLFEKAGRRTAMKNATEAVKAAADDITEFTCDEDGLKHYLEETYLK from the coding sequence ATGAAAGCATTGGCGCTCGACATGGACGGCACCATACTGGATCACAGCGGACAGTTTTCCCTCAACCTGGTGGAGACACTGGCCGAAATAAAAAAAATGGGCATGCATATCTTTTTTGCAACGGGCAGGACCAGCCATGAAATCATCAGCATCACGCCCGAACAATGTCCACTTGATGGCTATGTAGCTGCGAGCGGCATGGGCATCTATGTTGGAGATGAACTCGTCGATGCCGCTTCCTTCGAACCGGGCTTCGTCCAGCAGATGATCGAAGACGCGCGGGAGCGGGAGATATACTATGAAGTACACACGCTTGAAAACTCGAGCCGGACGCTTCTTCAGGACCAGAAATATTCATTTGCCGACATCAGCCGGGACCAGCCCGAAACGATGAAGGATTTCGAATACCGGTTTGCCCAGGATACGATGAACAGCGAAACCCAGTGGGTCGAGGAACTGCCGCTCGACCATGTCGTCAAACTGTTCTTCTTCAGTACGGATATGGAAAAGATAAAAAAATGGTATGACTACCTGAAAGCCCGTCAGGATGATTCCGACTACGCGCTGTATACGACAAGTGTACACAATGCCGAAATCATGCTGAAGGGCCGGGACAAGGCGACCGGAACCGGTACATTGCTCGAACACTTCGGCATCAGCTTCGAGGATGTCCACGTGATCGGTGACTCGATGAACGACCTGCCCCTGTTCGAGAAGGCCGGGCGCAGGACCGCCATGAAAAATGCGACGGAAGCCGTCAAGGCGGCGGCTGATGATATCACCGAATTCACATGTGATGAAGACGGCCTCAAACACTATCTGGAAGAGACGTACTTGAAGTGA
- a CDS encoding chromate transporter, translated as MHFKIFWVFFKVGMLGYGGGPSSIPLVHKEVVDTHKWMTDEAFQDALAIGNVLPGPIATKLGGYIGYLQKGWLGLINAVFATILPTIILMIILLKLFTEFKDLEWVQGMSHGVMPVVGVMLFILTYEFLAKAKARTTWQFIILFTLVAFVLLAVLEIHPAIIILIIVVFSLFRKEGRI; from the coding sequence ATGCATTTTAAAATTTTTTGGGTATTTTTCAAAGTAGGCATGCTCGGGTATGGTGGGGGGCCGTCCTCCATACCCCTTGTACATAAGGAAGTCGTCGATACGCACAAGTGGATGACGGATGAAGCCTTCCAGGACGCACTCGCGATCGGGAACGTACTGCCGGGTCCGATAGCGACAAAGCTCGGCGGCTATATCGGATATCTCCAGAAAGGATGGCTGGGGCTTATCAATGCGGTGTTCGCAACAATCCTGCCGACCATCATACTGATGATCATCCTGCTGAAGCTGTTCACCGAATTCAAGGACCTCGAATGGGTCCAGGGGATGAGCCATGGTGTCATGCCGGTGGTCGGCGTCATGCTGTTCATACTGACCTATGAATTCCTGGCCAAGGCAAAGGCGCGGACGACGTGGCAGTTCATCATACTGTTCACGCTCGTTGCCTTCGTCCTTCTGGCAGTGCTTGAAATCCACCCGGCCATCATCATCCTCATCATCGTGGTATTCAGCCTCTTCAGGAAGGAGGGACGCATATGA
- a CDS encoding AzlD domain-containing protein, with protein sequence MILLIVALFAVTIITRILPAFIVGKFSLPEWIVTYLNYIPYAALGVLIFPGILTAVEQPVYGVLGGIFAIILAVLRVPLFFIVLGSIIFVYIIML encoded by the coding sequence TTGATACTGCTCATCGTCGCTCTTTTTGCTGTCACCATCATAACACGCATACTGCCGGCATTTATCGTGGGCAAGTTCTCCCTGCCGGAATGGATTGTTACATATTTGAATTATATACCCTATGCTGCTCTCGGGGTACTGATTTTTCCCGGAATCCTTACGGCGGTGGAGCAGCCGGTCTACGGCGTGCTTGGAGGCATATTCGCAATCATACTGGCGGTACTCCGGGTGCCGCTCTTCTTCATCGTGCTGGGAAGCATTATATTCGTATACATCATCATGCTATAG
- a CDS encoding Rho termination factor N-terminal domain-containing protein translates to MENAKTYLKDYNMNDLKRLARTISVKNFSKYKKDELIDAIMERQYNAETATYAYKYIDDRSFGTWRSSADHPEEYYNLEDIFGLYIMGYAFEDPEHEDSFFIAEGVPQLFGEADNEENRETRLEIQRKLNLVRAALHLYGIVSFDQLIHLFRKYYSMDMTAEEIVEFLETSPYDISIDQDKRQIVIDDMNYAQYEMVRKLQGDRPYYEPEFAKFIKFSDPNYIDESKHHRQLKEWVKSNVDVPAGKHHSIYISLLQLIMQGSKRDEIVQYLMTLNVEFSNVEAQRGFFDMIAGIVENTRHFKYRGHKESELKTQTVVKEVKVGRNDPCPCGSGKKYKKCCGR, encoded by the coding sequence ATGGAAAATGCAAAAACCTATTTGAAAGATTATAATATGAACGATCTGAAACGTCTGGCCCGCACAATCTCAGTCAAAAATTTCTCCAAGTATAAAAAGGATGAGCTGATCGATGCGATCATGGAGCGGCAGTATAATGCCGAGACGGCGACATATGCCTACAAATATATAGATGACCGCTCTTTCGGGACATGGCGGAGTTCCGCCGACCACCCGGAGGAGTACTACAATCTGGAAGACATCTTCGGCCTGTATATCATGGGGTATGCGTTTGAAGACCCTGAGCATGAGGACAGCTTCTTCATAGCAGAAGGGGTGCCGCAGCTTTTCGGCGAAGCTGACAACGAAGAGAATCGTGAAACGCGCCTGGAAATCCAGCGCAAGCTCAATCTCGTCCGCGCGGCACTGCACCTGTACGGCATCGTCAGCTTCGACCAGCTCATACATCTCTTCAGGAAGTACTACAGTATGGACATGACGGCAGAAGAGATCGTGGAATTCCTCGAGACATCTCCGTACGACATCTCCATCGACCAGGACAAGAGGCAGATCGTCATCGACGACATGAACTATGCCCAGTATGAAATGGTCCGGAAGCTGCAGGGGGATAGACCATACTATGAACCGGAGTTCGCAAAGTTCATCAAGTTCAGCGACCCGAACTATATTGACGAATCGAAACACCACAGACAGCTGAAGGAATGGGTGAAGAGCAATGTGGATGTGCCTGCAGGCAAGCACCACAGCATCTACATCTCTCTGCTCCAGCTCATCATGCAGGGATCGAAACGTGATGAAATCGTTCAGTATCTGATGACATTGAATGTAGAATTCAGCAATGTGGAAGCGCAACGCGGTTTCTTCGATATGATTGCCGGCATTGTGGAAAACACGCGGCACTTCAAATACCGGGGGCATAAGGAGTCGGAACTGAAGACGCAGACCGTCGTCAAGGAGGTCAAGGTCGGCAGGAACGACCCATGTCCATGCGGCAGTGGGAAGAAATATAAAAAATGCTGCGGCAGATGA